From the Panthera leo isolate Ple1 chromosome C1, P.leo_Ple1_pat1.1, whole genome shotgun sequence genome, one window contains:
- the SMAP2 gene encoding stromal membrane-associated protein 2 isoform X2, which translates to MRGPRWASWNIGVFICIRCAGIHRNLGVHISRVKSVNLDQWTQEQIQCMQEMGNGKANRLYEAYLPETFRRPQIDPAVEGFIRDKYEKKKYMDRSLDINAFRKEKDDKWKRGSEPAPEKKMEPVVFEKVKMPQKKEDPQLPRKSSPKSSAPVMDLLGLDAPVSCSIANSKTSNTLEKDLDLLASVPSPSSSVSRKVVGSMPTSGSAGSVPENLNLFPEPGSKSEETGKKQLSKDSILSLYGSQTPQMPAQAMFMAPAQMAYPTAYPSFPGVTPPNSIMGSMMPPPVGMVAQPGASGMVAPMAMPAGYMGGMQASMMGVPNGMMTTQQAGYMAGMAAVPQTMYGVQPAQQLQWNLTQMTQQMAGMNFCGAHGMLSYGQSMSGGNGQAANQTLSPQMWK; encoded by the exons GGCCACGATGGGCCTCCTGGAACATTGGTGTATTCATCTGCATTCGATGTGCTGGAATCCACAGGAATCTGGGGGTGCACATATCCAGGGTAAAATCAGTTAACCTCGACCAGTGGACTCAAGAGCAGATTCAG TGCATGCAAGAGATGGGGAATGGAAAGGCAAACCGACTCTATGAAGCCTATCTTCCTGAGACTTTTCGGCGACCTCAAATAGACCC AGCTGTCGAGGGATTTATTCGAGATAAATATGAGAAGAAGAAATACATGGACCGAAGTTTGGACATCAATGCCTTTAGG aaagaaaaagatgacaagTGGAAAAGAGGGAGTGAACCAGctccagagaaaaaaatggaacctgTTGTTTTTGAGAAAGTTAAAATG CCACAGAAAAAAGAAGATCCACAGCTACCTCGGAAAAGCTCCCCGAAATCCTCAGCACCTGTCATGGATTTGTTGGGGCTTG ATGCTCCTGTGTCCTGCTCCATTGCAAATAGTAAGACCAGCAATACTCTAGAGAAGGATTTAGATCTTTTGGCTTCTGTTCCATCCCCCTCTTCTTCAGTTTCCAGAAAG GTTGTAGGTTCCATGCCAACTTCAGGGAGTGCTGGCTCTGTTCCTGAAAACCTGAACCTGTTTCCAGAGCCAGGGAGCAAATCAGAAGAAACAGGCAAGAAACAGCTCTCAAAAGACTCCATCCTTTCACTGTATGGATCCCAGACACCTCAAATGCCTGCCCAAG CAATGTTCATGGCTCCAGCTCAGATGGCGTATCCCACAGCCTACCCCAGCTTCCCTGGGGTCACACCTCCTAACAGCATAATGGGGAGCATGATGCCCCCTCCAGTAGGCATGGTAGCTCAGCCAGGAGCTTCTGGGATGGTTGCCCCCATGGCCATGCCTGCAGGCTATATGGGTGGCATGCAGGCTTCAATGATGGGTGTGCCAAATGGAATGATGACCACCCAGCAAGCTGGCTACATGGCAGGCATGGCAGCTGTGCCCCAGACAATGTATGGGGTTCAGCCAGCTCAGCAGCTGCAGTGGAACCTTACTCAG aTGACCCAGCAGATGGCTGGGATGAACTTCTGTGGAGCCCATGGCATGCTGAGCTATGGACAGTCGATGAGCGGCGGAAATGGACAGGCAGCAAATCAGACTCTCAGCCCTCAGatgtggaaataa
- the SMAP2 gene encoding stromal membrane-associated protein 2 isoform X1 — protein sequence MTGKSVKDVDRYQAVLANLLLEEDNKFCADCQSKGPRWASWNIGVFICIRCAGIHRNLGVHISRVKSVNLDQWTQEQIQCMQEMGNGKANRLYEAYLPETFRRPQIDPAVEGFIRDKYEKKKYMDRSLDINAFRKEKDDKWKRGSEPAPEKKMEPVVFEKVKMPQKKEDPQLPRKSSPKSSAPVMDLLGLDAPVSCSIANSKTSNTLEKDLDLLASVPSPSSSVSRKVVGSMPTSGSAGSVPENLNLFPEPGSKSEETGKKQLSKDSILSLYGSQTPQMPAQAMFMAPAQMAYPTAYPSFPGVTPPNSIMGSMMPPPVGMVAQPGASGMVAPMAMPAGYMGGMQASMMGVPNGMMTTQQAGYMAGMAAVPQTMYGVQPAQQLQWNLTQMTQQMAGMNFCGAHGMLSYGQSMSGGNGQAANQTLSPQMWK from the exons GGCCACGATGGGCCTCCTGGAACATTGGTGTATTCATCTGCATTCGATGTGCTGGAATCCACAGGAATCTGGGGGTGCACATATCCAGGGTAAAATCAGTTAACCTCGACCAGTGGACTCAAGAGCAGATTCAG TGCATGCAAGAGATGGGGAATGGAAAGGCAAACCGACTCTATGAAGCCTATCTTCCTGAGACTTTTCGGCGACCTCAAATAGACCC AGCTGTCGAGGGATTTATTCGAGATAAATATGAGAAGAAGAAATACATGGACCGAAGTTTGGACATCAATGCCTTTAGG aaagaaaaagatgacaagTGGAAAAGAGGGAGTGAACCAGctccagagaaaaaaatggaacctgTTGTTTTTGAGAAAGTTAAAATG CCACAGAAAAAAGAAGATCCACAGCTACCTCGGAAAAGCTCCCCGAAATCCTCAGCACCTGTCATGGATTTGTTGGGGCTTG ATGCTCCTGTGTCCTGCTCCATTGCAAATAGTAAGACCAGCAATACTCTAGAGAAGGATTTAGATCTTTTGGCTTCTGTTCCATCCCCCTCTTCTTCAGTTTCCAGAAAG GTTGTAGGTTCCATGCCAACTTCAGGGAGTGCTGGCTCTGTTCCTGAAAACCTGAACCTGTTTCCAGAGCCAGGGAGCAAATCAGAAGAAACAGGCAAGAAACAGCTCTCAAAAGACTCCATCCTTTCACTGTATGGATCCCAGACACCTCAAATGCCTGCCCAAG CAATGTTCATGGCTCCAGCTCAGATGGCGTATCCCACAGCCTACCCCAGCTTCCCTGGGGTCACACCTCCTAACAGCATAATGGGGAGCATGATGCCCCCTCCAGTAGGCATGGTAGCTCAGCCAGGAGCTTCTGGGATGGTTGCCCCCATGGCCATGCCTGCAGGCTATATGGGTGGCATGCAGGCTTCAATGATGGGTGTGCCAAATGGAATGATGACCACCCAGCAAGCTGGCTACATGGCAGGCATGGCAGCTGTGCCCCAGACAATGTATGGGGTTCAGCCAGCTCAGCAGCTGCAGTGGAACCTTACTCAG aTGACCCAGCAGATGGCTGGGATGAACTTCTGTGGAGCCCATGGCATGCTGAGCTATGGACAGTCGATGAGCGGCGGAAATGGACAGGCAGCAAATCAGACTCTCAGCCCTCAGatgtggaaataa